The following proteins are co-located in the Callithrix jacchus isolate 240 chromosome 10, calJac240_pri, whole genome shotgun sequence genome:
- the SYT8 gene encoding LOW QUALITY PROTEIN: synaptotagmin-8 (The sequence of the model RefSeq protein was modified relative to this genomic sequence to represent the inferred CDS: substituted 1 base at 1 genomic stop codon), with protein MGHSPDSPSVSAPAGTTALPLIPHRIAGTPWPNWAVTAGAFASGVLLISGLLCAVCCCCRCHRKKPRDKEAVGLGSAQGTTTTHLVQPDVESLQSSPAAAQQWGRLQLSLEYDFGRQEIRVGLRQAADLRPGGTVDPYARLRVSTQAGHRHETKVHRGTLCPVFDETCCFHVPQAELPRATLQVQLFHFRRFSGHEPLGELRLPLGTVDLQHVLEHWYPLGPPAATEPEQVGELXCSLRYVPGSGRLTVVVLEARGLRPGLAEPYVKVQLMLNQRKWKKRKTVGKKGTAAPYFNEAFTFLVPFSQVQNVDLVLTIWDRGPQLRAEAVGKVHLGARASGQPLQHWADMLAHARQPVVQWHPLRPVMEVDQALALQPRLRLPLPRLGTHHGPGSPR; from the exons ATGGGGCACTCACCAGACTCCCCCAGTGTCTCAGCCCCAGCTGGCACCACAGCTCTACCTCTCATTCCACACCGCATCGCCGGGACCCCCT GGCCCAACTGGGCTGTCACTGCTGGTGCCTTTGCCTCGGGTGTCCTCCTCATCTCGGGCCTCCTCTGTGctgtctgctgctgctgccgctgccaCAGGAAGAAGCCCAGAGACAAGGAGGCCGTGGGCCTGGGCAGTGCCCAgggcaccaccaccacacacctg GTGCAGCCGGATGTGGAGAGTCTGCAATCCAGCCCGGCGGCCGCTCAGCAATGGGGGCGCCTGCAGCTCTCCCTGGAGTACGACTTTGGAAGGCAGGAG ATCAGGGTGGGCCTGAGGCAGGCAGCCGACCTGAGGCCCGGGGGCACCGTGGACCCCTATGCCCGGCTCAGGGTCTccacccaggctgggcacaggcaCGAGACAAAGGTGCACCGAGGCACGCTCTGCCCCGTGTTTGATGAGACCTGCTGCTTCCAC GTCCCGCAGGCGGAGCTGCCAAGGGCCACCCTGCAGGTGCAGCTTTTCCACTTCAGGCGCTTCTCGGGGCACGAGCCCCTGGGTGAGCTCCGCCTGCCACTGGGCACCGTGGATCTGCAGCATGTTCTGGAGCACTGGTACCCCCTGGGCCCACCGGCTGCCACTGAG CCCGAGCAGGTGGGGGAGCTGTGATGCTCCCTCCGGTACGTGCCCGGCTCAGGCCGTCTAACCGTGGTGGTGCTGGAAGCCCGAGGCCTGCGTCCAGGACTGGCAG AGCCCTACGTGAAGGTCCAGCTCATGCTGAACCAGAGGAAgtggaagaagaggaagacagtTGGCAAAAAGGGCACAGCTGCCCCCTACTTCAACGAGGCCTTCACCTTCCTGGTGCCCTTCAGCCAGGTCCAG AATGTGGACCTGGTGCTGACCATCTGGGACCGTGGCCCGCAGCTCCGGGCCGAGGCCGTGGGCAAGGTGCATCTGGGTGCCCGGGCCTCGGGGCAGCCCCTGCAGCACTGGGCGGACATGCTGGCCCACGCCCGGCAGCCCGTCGTCCAGTGGCACCCCCTGCGGCCAGTCATGGAGGTGGACCAAGCGCTGGCTCTGCAGCCCCGCCTGCGCCTGCCCCTGCCCCGCTTGGGAACACACCATGGGCCTGGGTCTCCCCGCTGA
- the TNNI2 gene encoding troponin I, fast skeletal muscle isoform X2 — protein sequence MHHTAPCPRARSGPGEAGPPHHGLGSPQAPLVPGQEPPTWPGSVERGRGGPGPEVLTLSPVPAMQKRNRAITARRQHLKSVMLQIAATELEKEESRREAEKQNYLAEHCPPLHIPGSMSEVQELCKQLHAKIDTAEEEKYDMEVRVQKSSKELEDMNQKLFDLRGKFKRPPLRRVRMSADAMLKALLGSKHKVCMDLRANLKQVKKEDTEKERDLRDVGDWRKNIEEKSGMEGRKKMFESES from the exons ATGCACCACACAGCGCCCTGTCCCAGAGCGAGGTCTGGGCCCGGGGAGGCTGGGCCTCCCCATCATGGTCTCGGGAGCCCCCAGGCTCCGCTGGTCCCTGGGCAGGAGCCCCCGACCTGGCCAGGGAGTGTGGAACGGGGTCGGGGGGGTCCAGGCCCGGAAGTCCTGACTCTGTCCCCTGTCCCTGCCATGCAGAAGCGGAACAGGGCCATCACGGCCCGCAGACAGCACCTGAAG AGCGTGATGCTCCAGATCGCGGCCACGGagctggagaaggaggagagcCGCCGCGAGGCCGAGAAGCAGAACTACCTGGCGGAGCACTGCCCACCACTGCACATCCCGGGCTCCATGTCCGAAGTGCAG GAGCTCTGCAAACAGCTGCACGCCAAGATTGACACGGCTGAAGAGGAGAAGTACGACATGGAGGTGAGGGTGCAGAAGAGCAGCAAGGAG CTGGAGGACATGAACCAGAAGCTGTTCGATCTGCGGGGCAAGTTCAAGCGGCCCCCACTGCGGAGGGTGCGCATGTCGGCCGACGCCATGCTCAAGGCCCTGCTGGGCTCCAAGCACAAGGTGTGCATGGACCTGAGGGCCAACCTCAAGCAGGTCaagaaggaggacacagagaag gagcGGGACCTGCGAGACGTGGGTGACTGGAGGAAGAACATCGAGGAGAAGTCGGGCATGGAGGGTCGGAAGAAGATGTTCGAGTCGGAGTCCTAG
- the TNNI2 gene encoding troponin I, fast skeletal muscle isoform X1: MQKRNRAITARRQHLKSVMLQIAATELEKEESRREAEKQNYLAEHCPPLHIPGSMSEVQELCKQLHAKIDTAEEEKYDMEVRVQKSSKELEDMNQKLFDLRGKFKRPPLRRVRMSADAMLKALLGSKHKVCMDLRANLKQVKKEDTEKERDLRDVGDWRKNIEEKSGMEGRKKMFESES, from the exons ATGCAGAAGCGGAACAGGGCCATCACGGCCCGCAGACAGCACCTGAAG AGCGTGATGCTCCAGATCGCGGCCACGGagctggagaaggaggagagcCGCCGCGAGGCCGAGAAGCAGAACTACCTGGCGGAGCACTGCCCACCACTGCACATCCCGGGCTCCATGTCCGAAGTGCAG GAGCTCTGCAAACAGCTGCACGCCAAGATTGACACGGCTGAAGAGGAGAAGTACGACATGGAGGTGAGGGTGCAGAAGAGCAGCAAGGAG CTGGAGGACATGAACCAGAAGCTGTTCGATCTGCGGGGCAAGTTCAAGCGGCCCCCACTGCGGAGGGTGCGCATGTCGGCCGACGCCATGCTCAAGGCCCTGCTGGGCTCCAAGCACAAGGTGTGCATGGACCTGAGGGCCAACCTCAAGCAGGTCaagaaggaggacacagagaag gagcGGGACCTGCGAGACGTGGGTGACTGGAGGAAGAACATCGAGGAGAAGTCGGGCATGGAGGGTCGGAAGAAGATGTTCGAGTCGGAGTCCTAG